The following coding sequences lie in one Arabidopsis thaliana chromosome 3, partial sequence genomic window:
- the FAR4 gene encoding fatty acid reductase 4 (fatty acid reductase 4 (FAR4); CONTAINS InterPro DOMAIN/s: NAD(P)-binding domain (InterPro:IPR016040), Male sterility (InterPro:IPR004262), Male sterility, NAD-binding (InterPro:IPR013120); BEST Arabidopsis thaliana protein match is: fatty acid reductase 1 (TAIR:AT5G22500.1); Has 1944 Blast hits to 1910 proteins in 300 species: Archae - 2; Bacteria - 305; Metazoa - 993; Fungi - 183; Plants - 285; Viruses - 0; Other Eukaryotes - 176 (source: NCBI BLink).), translating to MDSNCIQFLHDKTILVTGVPGFLAKVFVEKILRIQPKVKKLFLLLRAADNESAMQRFHSEVLEKDLFRVLKNALGDENLKAFITEKVVPIPGDISVDNLGVKGSDLLQHMWNEIDIIVNVAATTNFDERYDVGLSVNTFGPLNVLNFAKKCVKGQLLLHVSTAYVRGEKSGLLHEKTFHMGETLNGHRKLVIETEMELMKQKLKELQKQNCSEEEISQSMKDLGMSRAKLHGWPNTYVFTKSMGEMLLGNYRENLPIVIIRPTMITSTFSEPFPGWIEGLRTIDSVIVAYGKGRLKCFLADPNSVLDLIPVDMVANAMVTAAAIHAGKLGSQTVYHVGSSCKNPITFEQIHDLAASYFTKNPLVRRDGSSILVSKGTILSTMAQFSFYMTLRYKLPLQMLRLIYVIYPWWNGNKYKDIDRKIKLAMRLVDLYRPYVLFKGIFDDTNTEKLRLKRKEINKEMYGLFEFDPKSIDWEDYMTTIHIPGLITYVLKK from the exons ATGGACTCCAATTGCATTCAGTTCCTCCATGACAAGACGATTCTCGTCACCGGTGTTCCCGGTTTCCTCGCCAAAG tgttTGTGGAGAAAATATTGAGGATTCAACCAAAGGTAAAGAagcttttccttcttttgagAGCAGCAGACAATGAATCAGCCATGCAACGGTTTCACAGTGAg GTTTTGGAGAAAGATCTTTTTAGAGTGTTGAAAAACGCTTTAGGTGATGAGAATCTGAAAGCTTTCATAACAGAAAAAGTCGTACCTATTCCCGGTGATATATCCGTTGATAATTTGGGAGTGAAGGGTTCTGATCTCTTACAACATATGTGGAATGAGATTGATATCATTGTCAATGTAGCCGCCACAACGAACTTTGATGAAAG atatgaTGTTGGTCTTAGCGTCAACACATTTGGACCGCTCAATGTCCTCAACTTTGCCAAGAAGTGTGTTAAAGGACAGTTGCTTCTTCATGTTTCAACCG CGTATGTGCGCGGAGAGAAGTCTGGACTTTTACATGAGAAAACATTTCACATGGGGGAGACATTGAACGGACATAGAAAATTAGTCATTGAGACCGAAATGGAgctaatgaaacaaaaactgaaagagctacagaaacaaaattgttcagaagaagagatttcaCAGTCTATGAAAGATCTTGGAATGTCAAG GGCAAAGCTTCATGGATGGCCAAACACATATGTGTTTACCAAATCAATGGGAGAGATGCTTCTTGGTAATTATAGAGAAAACCTTCCCATCGTTATCATCCGTCCCACAATGATCACTAGCACTTTTTCAGAACCATTTCCCGGTTGGATCGAAGGGTTAAG AACCATAGACAGTGTGATTGTTGCATATGGCAAAGGAAGGCTTAAATGTTTTCTTGCAGATCCAAACTCAGTCCTTGATCTT ATACCTGTGGACATGGTCGCAAACGCAATGGTCACGGCTGCGGCAATACACGCAGGGAAGCTAGGTTCCCAGACCGTGTACCATGTCGGATCATCTTGTAAAAACCCGATCACATTCGAACAGATTCATGATCTCGCGGCTAGCTACTTCACGAAAAACCCTCTTGTTAGACGCGATGGTTCATCTATACTAGTCTCCAAAGGAACTATCTTGTCCACAATGGCTCAGTTCAGTTTCTACATGACCCTTCGTTACAAGCTACCTTTGCAG ATGTTGCGATTGATATATGTAATTTATCCTTGGTGGAATggtaataaatataaagacaTTGACCGCAAGATTAAGCTGGCGATGCGGTTGGTCGACCTCTACAGACCTTATGTCTTGTTTAAGGGCAT atttGACGATACGAATACTGAGAAACTGCGGTTGAAAAGAAAGGAGATTAATAAAGAAATGTATGgtttgtttgaatttgatcCAAAGTCTATTGATTGGGAGGATTATATGACGACCATTCATATTCCCGGCCTCATCACCTATGtactcaaaaaataa
- the FAR4 gene encoding fatty acid reductase 4, whose protein sequence is MDSNCIQFLHDKTILVTGVPGFLAKVFVEKILRIQPKVKKLFLLLRAADNESAMQRFHSEVLEKDLFRVLKNALGDENLKAFITEKVVPIPGDISVDNLGVKGSDLLQHMWNEIDIIVNVAATTNFDERYDVGLSVNTFGPLNVLNFAKKCVKGQLLLHVSTAYVRGEKSGLLHEKTFHMGETLNGHRKLVIETEMELMKQKLKELQKQNCSEEEISQSMKDLGMSRAKLHGWPNTYVFTKSMGEMLLGNYRENLPIVIIRPTMITSTFSEPFPGWIEGLRTIDSVIVAYGKGRLKCFLADPNSVLDLVSST, encoded by the exons ATGGACTCCAATTGCATTCAGTTCCTCCATGACAAGACGATTCTCGTCACCGGTGTTCCCGGTTTCCTCGCCAAAG tgttTGTGGAGAAAATATTGAGGATTCAACCAAAGGTAAAGAagcttttccttcttttgagAGCAGCAGACAATGAATCAGCCATGCAACGGTTTCACAGTGAg GTTTTGGAGAAAGATCTTTTTAGAGTGTTGAAAAACGCTTTAGGTGATGAGAATCTGAAAGCTTTCATAACAGAAAAAGTCGTACCTATTCCCGGTGATATATCCGTTGATAATTTGGGAGTGAAGGGTTCTGATCTCTTACAACATATGTGGAATGAGATTGATATCATTGTCAATGTAGCCGCCACAACGAACTTTGATGAAAG atatgaTGTTGGTCTTAGCGTCAACACATTTGGACCGCTCAATGTCCTCAACTTTGCCAAGAAGTGTGTTAAAGGACAGTTGCTTCTTCATGTTTCAACCG CGTATGTGCGCGGAGAGAAGTCTGGACTTTTACATGAGAAAACATTTCACATGGGGGAGACATTGAACGGACATAGAAAATTAGTCATTGAGACCGAAATGGAgctaatgaaacaaaaactgaaagagctacagaaacaaaattgttcagaagaagagatttcaCAGTCTATGAAAGATCTTGGAATGTCAAG GGCAAAGCTTCATGGATGGCCAAACACATATGTGTTTACCAAATCAATGGGAGAGATGCTTCTTGGTAATTATAGAGAAAACCTTCCCATCGTTATCATCCGTCCCACAATGATCACTAGCACTTTTTCAGAACCATTTCCCGGTTGGATCGAAGGGTTAAG AACCATAGACAGTGTGATTGTTGCATATGGCAAAGGAAGGCTTAAATGTTTTCTTGCAGATCCAAACTCAGTCCTTGATCTTGTAAGTTCAACTTAA